The Burkholderia pyrrocinia genomic sequence CGGCGTGACCGGCGTGCAGGGCGCGTTCGCGCGCGGCGAGGTGATCGCGTGCGTCGGTCCCGACGGGCGCGAAGTGGCGCGTGGGCTCACGAACTACAGCAGCGCCGAGACGAAGCTGATTCAGCGCAAGCCGAGCGGCGAGATCGAGACCGTGCTCGGCTACATGCTGGAGCCTGAACTGATCCATCGCGACAACCTCGTGCTGGTGTGACTGTCCGCTCCGGATCCGGTAGCCAAATAAAAAGCCCGCGTGATGCGGGCTTTTTGCATGGTGCGGGACGGAGCAGGCGGCTCGTGCCGCGTACCGTCAGCGCAACTGGCTCATTGCGGTGCGGTGAAACCGGATGTTCTCCAGGATCTGCTTGGTCGAGCCTTGCGGCATCTTGTTCGCGCAGAAATAGTCCTGATAGAGCGACGAGTGGTACGCATTCAGTTCGCCGTTCTCGATGCGCCGCCAGTCGTTCTCGACCGTGCGGTCCCAGCCGTCGTGTTCCGCATTCAGGCCGGCGTACTGCCGCCATTCGTAGGTGTCGCAGCGGATGCCTTCGTAGTTCACATTGCGCGCGCCGGCCGGGCTCGTGATGACGACGGCGTAGCGCACGACGCCATCGGTGCCGACCGCGAGCGACTTCGCATCGACGAAGAACTTGAGCGGCGTGTTCTGCGATACGTTGAACGGCAGCAGGTCGCCCGTCTGCGGCAGCGGCGGCAGTGTGTCGACCGCGTTTTCCTTCCAGGTGCCCTGGCGGTCCAGCAGATACACGAACTCGCTGTCATCCTTGTTGGTCGGCGTCTTCGAATTCGCGCAACCGGCCAGCATGGCCGCTGCGGCAATCGATGCGAGCGCGAGAGCAATCGCTTTCAATATGCATTCCTCGTAAAAAAAGGGCGCGACACAAGGTCGCGCCCGGTCATGCAGTCCGACTCGTCATTTGCCGACGATCACGTGGGGCGGCATCTCGTCGAGCGTGCCCGCTTCCACTTCGATCTCCGAACAGACTACCGATGTGTCGACAATCGTCAACGTCTGCTGGGCCTGTGCGCCGATGACGCGCGGATAGCGCGACAGACGCGGCCCGCGCGGCTTTTCGGCTCGCTGCGCCGGGCGGCGCAGGAAGCGCGACAGTTCCGTCAGCGCCAACTGATAGACATCCCGCTTGAACTCGATCACCGCATCGAGCGGCACCCAGTACTCGTTCCAGCGCCACGCATCGAACTCCGGGTGATCGGTCGCGCGCAAGCAAATGTCGCAATCGCGTCCAACCATCCGCAGCAGGAACCAGATCTGCTTCTGGCCGCGGTAATGACCGCGTACTTCGCGTTT encodes the following:
- a CDS encoding CNP1-like family protein, producing the protein MKAIALALASIAAAAMLAGCANSKTPTNKDDSEFVYLLDRQGTWKENAVDTLPPLPQTGDLLPFNVSQNTPLKFFVDAKSLAVGTDGVVRYAVVITSPAGARNVNYEGIRCDTYEWRQYAGLNAEHDGWDRTVENDWRRIENGELNAYHSSLYQDYFCANKMPQGSTKQILENIRFHRTAMSQLR
- a CDS encoding RNA pyrophosphohydrolase; this translates as MLDREGFRPNVGIILLNARNEVFWGKRLREHSWQFPQGGIKYGETPMQAMYRELHEETGLHPEHVKIIGRTRDWLRYEVPDKFIKREVRGHYRGQKQIWFLLRMVGRDCDICLRATDHPEFDAWRWNEYWVPLDAVIEFKRDVYQLALTELSRFLRRPAQRAEKPRGPRLSRYPRVIGAQAQQTLTIVDTSVVCSEIEVEAGTLDEMPPHVIVGK